One genomic segment of Rhinopithecus roxellana isolate Shanxi Qingling chromosome 6, ASM756505v1, whole genome shotgun sequence includes these proteins:
- the BPGM gene encoding bisphosphoglycerate mutase, with amino-acid sequence MSKYKLIMLRHGEGAWNKENRFCSWVDQKLNSEGMEEARNCGKQLKALNFEFDLVFTSVLNRSIHTAWLILEELGQEWVPVESSWRLNERHYGALIGLNREQMALNHGEEQVRLWRRSYNVTPPPIEESHPYYHEIYNDRRYKVCDVPLDQLPRSESLKDVLERLLPYWNERIAPEVLRGKTILISAHGNSSRALLKHLEGISDEDIINITLPTGVPILLELDENLHAVGPHQFLGDQEAIQAAIKKVEDQGKVKQAKK; translated from the exons ATGTCCAAGTACAAACTTATTATGTTAAGACATGGAGAGGGTGCTTGGAATAAGGAGAACCGTTTTTGTAGCTGGGTGGATCAGAAACTCAACAGTGAAGGCATGGAGGAAGCTCGGAACTGTGGGAAGCAACTCAAAGCATTAAACTTTGAGTTTGATCTTGTATTCACATCTGTCCTTAATCGGTCCATTCACACAGCCTGGCTGATCCTGGAAGAGCTAGGGCAGGAATGGGTGCCCGTGGAAAGCTCCTGGCGTCTAAATGAGCGTCACTATGGGGCCTTGATCGGTCTCAACAGGGAGCAAATGGCTTTGAATCATGGTGAAGAACAAGTGAGGCTCTGGAGAAGAAGCTACAATGTAACCCCACCTCCCATTGAGGAGTCTCATCCTTACTACCACGAAATCTACAACGACCGGAGGTATAAAGTATGTGATGTGCCCTTGGATCAACTGCCACGGTCTGAAAGCTTAAAGGATGTTCTGGAAAGACTCCTTCCCTATTGGAATGAAAGGATTGCTCCTGAAGTCTTACGTGGCAAAACCATTCTGATATCTGCTCATGGAAATAGCAGTAGGGCACTCCTAAAACACCTGGAAG GTATCTCAGATGAAGACATCATCAACATTACCCTTCCTACTGGAGTCCCCATTCTTCTGGAACTGGATGAAAACCTGCATGCTGTTGGGCCTCATCAGTTCCTGGGTGACCAAGAGGCGATCCAAGCAGCCATTAAGAAAGTAGAAGATCAAGGAAAAGTGAAACAAGCTAAAAAATAG